In Cuculus canorus isolate bCucCan1 chromosome 9, bCucCan1.pri, whole genome shotgun sequence, the following are encoded in one genomic region:
- the UBE2G2 gene encoding ubiquitin-conjugating enzyme E2 G2 codes for MAGTALKRLMAEYKQLTLNPPEGIVAGPMNEENFFEWEALIMGPEDTCFEYGVFPAILSFPLDYPLSPPKMRFTCEMFHPNIYPDGRVCISILHAPGDDPMGYESSAERWSPVQSVEKILLSVVSMLAEPNDESGANVDASKMWREDREQFNKIAKQIVQKSLGL; via the exons ATGGCGGGGACGGCGCTGAAGCGGCTGATGGCCGAGTACAAGC AGCTGACCCTGAACCCGCCGGAGGGAATCGTAGCAG GTCCCATGAATGAAGAGAACTTCTTTGAGTGGGAGGCTCTGATTAT GGGTCCTGAAGACACCTGCTTCGAGTACGGTGTTTTCCCTGCCATCCTGAGCTTTCCACTCGACTACCCACTGAGTCCTCCGAAGATGAGGTTCACGTGTGAGATGTTTCATCCCAACA TTTACCCAGATGGGAGAGTTTGCATCTCTATTCTTCATGCTCCTGGGGATGATCCCATGGGATACGAGAGCAGCGCTGAGCGGTGGAGTCCCGTGCAGAGTGTGGAAAAGATCCTCCTGTCGGTTGTGAGCATGCTGGCAG AACCAAATGACGAAAGTGGAGCCAATGTAGACGCCTCCAAGATGTGGCGGGAAGACAGAGAACAATTTAACAAAATTGCCAAGCAGATTGTGCAGAAGTCGCTCGGACTTTAA
- the LOC104065289 gene encoding small ubiquitin-related modifier 3: MSEEKPKEGVKTENDHINLKVAGQDGSVVQFKIKRHTPLSKLMKAYCERQGLSMRQIRFRFDGQPINEADTPAQLEMEDEDTIDVFQQQTGGVC, from the exons ATGTCGGAGGAAAAGCCCAAG GAAGGCGTGAAAACCGAGAACGACCACATCAACCTGAAGGTGGCGGGGCAGGACGGCTCGGTGGTGCAGTTCAAGATCAAGCGGCACACGCCGCTCAGCAAGCTCATGAAGGCCTACTGCGAGCGGCAG GGCTTGTCGATGAGGCAGATCCGATTCCGGTTTGACGGACAGCCGATTAACGAAGCAGACACCCCCGCACAG CTGGAGATGGAAGATGAAGACACCATTGATGTGTTCCAACAACAGACAGGAGGAGTGTGCTAA